One genomic window of Mus musculus strain C57BL/6J chromosome 4, GRCm38.p6 C57BL/6J includes the following:
- the Zfp982 gene encoding uncharacterized protein LOC195531: MSVFLVNTPQGLLTFKDVAVEFSLEEWERLSFAQRSLYIDVMLENYNNLLFVENHFICAKCGKALDEDSQYIVHEHMNIQEKSSKWNKLSNVILESPHCVPHKCSEWDKCFSQRSHLSIHQKIHTGEKPYKCSECDKCFTEKGILRIHQKIHSGEKSYKYHECDKCFPKKSHLSIHLRIHKGEKPYKCSDCDKCFTEKRKLRRHQKIHTGEKPYKCSECDKCFIQKYSLSDHQRIHTGEKPYKCSECNKCFIQKSSLNNHQSIHTGEKPYKCSECDKCFTDKRNLRRHQKIHTGEKPYKCSECEKCFTDKGSLRRHQKIHTGEKPYKCSECEKCYTDKGSLRRHQKIHKGEKLTNAVNVTNALLKKAI; encoded by the exons GGTCTGTTAACCTTCAAGGATGTGGCCGTGGAATTCTCACTGGAGGAATGGGAACGTCTCAGTTTTGCTCAGAGGTCATTGTACATAGATGTGATGTTGGAGAATTACAACAATCTGTTGTTTGTGG aaaatcaTTTCATATGTGCAAAGTGTGGGAAGGCCTTGGATGAAGACAGCCAGTACATTGTCCATGAACACATGAATATTCAAGAGAAGTCTTCTAAATGGAACAAGCTTAGCAATGTTATTCTTGAATCCCCCCATTGTGTACCTCACAAATGTAGTGAATGGGACAAATGCTTTTCCCAAAGATcccatcttagtattcatcagaaaattcatacaggagagaaaccttacaaatgcagtgaatgtgacaaatgctttactgaaaaAGGCATACTGAGAATTCATCAGAAAATTCATTCAGGAGAGAAATCTTACAAATATCATGAATGTGACAAGTGCTTTCCCAAAAAATCCCATCTTAGTATTCATCTGAGAATTCAtaaaggagagaaaccctacaaatgtagtgactgtgacaaatgctttactgaaaaACGCAAACTGAGAAGgcatcagaaaattcatacaggagaaaaaccttacaaatgtagtgaatgtgacaaatgctttataCAAAAATACAGTCTTAGTgatcatcagagaattcatacaggagagaaaccttacaaatgtagtgaatgtaaCAAATGCTTTATACAAAAATCCAGTCTTAATAATCATCAGAgtattcatacaggagagaaaccttacaaatgtagtgaatgtgacaaatgctttactgatAAACGCAATCTGAGAAGgcatcagaaaattcatacaggagagaaaccttacaaatgtagtgaatgtgagaaATGCTTTACTGACAAAGGCAGTCTGAGAAGgcatcagaaaattcatacaggagagaaaccttacaaatgtagtgaatgtgagaaATGCTATACTGACAAAGGCAGTCTGAGAAGGCATCAGAAAATTCATAAAGGAGAGAaacttacaaatgcagtgaatgtgacaaatgctttactgaaaaaggcaatctga